In Populus nigra chromosome 1, ddPopNigr1.1, whole genome shotgun sequence, one genomic interval encodes:
- the LOC133686576 gene encoding phosphoacetylglucosamine mutase — protein MNDNQKSLILNSSSQYPLPQGVKLSYGTAGFRADASILESTVFRIGILAALRSLKTQSLTGLMITASHNKVNDNGVKIADPSGGMLTQEWEPFADAIANSPTPQHLVQLIDEFVKKENIRFDGVRSAEILLGRDTRPSGESLLEAAKQGVYSIVGATATDMGILTTPQLHWMVRARNKGMKATELDYFEQLSSSFRCLVDLTPNQIKMNKTDDKLVVDGANGVGGEKLEVLKKILNSMVIEVRNSGKEGGVLNEGVGADYVQKEKVVPQGFYLKDVGIRCASLDGDADRLVYFTVQSNNASNIDLVDGDKILSLFALFIKEQLSILKMEGDDHVDENYEARLGVVQTAYANGASTDYLKQLGLEVVFTPTGVKYLHEKAAEYDIGIYFEANGHGTILFSEGFLSWLDARNNELSSKSKGSEQQKAALRLLAVSNLINQAVGDALSGLLLVEAILQYKGWSIHNWSELYHDLPSRQLKVKVVDRTAVVTENAETVVVRPPLIQEAINVEVAKYPRGRSFIRPSGTEDVIRVYAEASIQEAADSLANSVAKLADQFLGFGNSG, from the exons ATGAACGACAATCAAAAATCACTAATCCTCAACTCCTCGTCTCAGTACCCACTTCCTCAAG gagtGAAGTTATCATATGGTACAGCAGGGTTCAGAGCAGATGCATCAATCCTGGAATCAACAGTATTCAGGATTGGGATATTGGCAGCTCTTCGATCTTTGAAAACCCAATCACTGACCGGGTTAATGATCACCGCTTCTCATAATAAAGTCAATGACAATGGTGTCAAAATCGCTGACCCCAGTGGTGGCATGCTCACTCAGGAATGGGAGCCCTTCGCTGATGCCATTGCCAATTCCCCCACTCCACAACATCTCGTTCAG TTAATAGATGAATTTGTGAAGAAGGAGAACATCCGGTTTGATGGAGTGCGGTCTGCGGAAATATTGTTGGGAAGAGACACGAGGCCTAGTGGTGAATCACTCCTTGAAGCTGCTAAACAG GGTGTCTATTCAATCGTTGGAGCTACTGCCACTGATATGGGAATTTTAACTACTCCCCAATTACATTGGATGGTTCGTGCTAGAAACAAGGGCATGAAAGCGACTGAACTTGATTACTTTGAACAGCTTTCAAGCTCATTCAG GTGCTTGGTTGATCTGActccaaatcaaatcaaaatgaaCAAGACAGATGACAAGTTAGTTGTGGATGGGGCTAATGGTGTGGGTGGAGAAAAACTTGAAGTGTTAAAGAAGATTTTGAACAGCATGGTTATTGAGGTTCGTAATTCTGGAAAAGAAGGAGGTGTACTTAATGAAGGAGTTGGTGCTGATTATGTGCAGAAAGAAAAAGTTGTTCCACAAGGATTCTATTTGAAAGATGTTGGGATTAG GTGTGCAAGTTTGGATGGAGATGCTGATCGGCTTGTTTATTTTACTGTGCAATCAAATAATGCCAGCAATATCGATCTTGTTGACGGGGACAAGATACTATCTTTGTTTGCTTTGTTCATCAAGGAGCAACTAAGTATTCTTAAAATGGAAGGGGATGATCATGTAGatgaaaattatgaagctcGTCTTGGGGTTGTACAAACAGCTTATGCAAATGGAGCATCCACAGATTATCTCAAACAGTTGGGCTTAGAAGTTGTGTTTACTCCTACGGGAGTGAAATACTTGCATGAGAAAGCTGCTGAGTATGATATTGGGATCTATTTTGAGGCCAATGGCCATGGCACCATCCTGTTCTCAGAGGGCTTCTTATCTTGGTTAGATGCCAGAAATAATGAGCTCTCTTCCAAATCTAAAG GTTCAGAACAGCAAAAGGCTGCTTTGCGACTATTGGCAGTTAGTAACTTGATCAACCAAGCTGTTGGGGATGCTTTAAGTGGTTTGCTGTTGGTAGAAGCCATTTTACAATACAAGGGATGGTCAATACACAACTGGAGTGAGCTTTACCATGACCTACCAAGCAGGCAGCTTAAG GTTAAAGTTGTGGACAGAACTGCTGTTGTTACGGAAAATGCTGAAACTGTGGTTGTGAGACCCCCTCTCATTCAAGAAGCCATCAACGTTGAAGTTG CAAAATACCCTCGAGGGCGATCATTCATACGGCCATCTGGAACAGAGGATGTCATACGTGTATATGCAGAGGCATCAATCCAAGAAGCAGCAGACAGCCTTGCCAACTCCGTAGCAAAACTTGCGGACCAGTTCCTCGGATTTGGCAACTCCGGATAG
- the LOC133680926 gene encoding transcription factor MAMYB, translating to MEFLDEDARPRFLFQSRPIPSSLTNTQTQQKPLNKLFLFLSISLSSLLLLLSFLYLQTEPIRSLLFWVSISLLVGPFAPSHLTGGDIRVGEGPVLEPLEQEPELVEEKQARKKRSKPIRSEEIVKNPIQNVEIANGLSSKGKKAETLATGEKGLVRNEGEKEWNEEDSEILKKQMVKNPVGKPKRWEVIAEAFNGRYRVESVIKKAKELGEKKMDDSDSYARFLKNRKPLDTRAESGSQGLESDESGQEVGGGLGWTTGEDIALLNALKVFSKDVAMRWEKIAAAVPGKSKAACMKRVTELKKDFRSSKAGSES from the coding sequence ATGGAGTTTTTAGACGAGGACGCCAGACCTCGATTCCTCTTTCAATCTCGCCCGATCCCATCTTCACTAACCAATACCCAAACCCAACAAAAACCACTTAACAAATTGTTCCTCTTCctatcaatctctctctcttccctttTGTTGCTTCTCTCCTTTCTCTACCTCCAAACAGAACCAATCAGATCCCTCCTCTTCTGGGTCTCCATCTCCCTCCTCGTTGGCCCTTTCGCTCCCTCTCACCTCACTGGAGGTGACATTCGTGTTGGTGAAGGCCCAGTCCTTGAACCCCTTGAACAAGAACCCGAACTTGTAGAGGAAAAACAAGCTAGAAAAAAGAGATCAAAACCGATTAGATCTGAAGAGATTGTGAAGAATCCGATTCAAAATGTGGAAATAGCAAATGGGTTGTCGAGTAAAGGGAAAAAGGCTGAAACTTTGGCTACTGGTGAAAAGGGTTTGGTGAGAAATGAGGGAGAGAAGGAGTGGAATGAAGAGGATTCGGAGATTCTGAAGAAACAAATGGTGAAGAATCCTGTAGGGAAGCCAAAGAGATGGGAGGTGATTGCTGAGGCATTTAATGGGAGGTATAGAGTGGAGAGTGTGATAAAGAAAGCTAAAGAATTGGGAGAGAAGAAGATGGATGATAGTGATTCCTATGCGAGATTTTTGAAGAACAGGAAGCCACTGGATACAAGAGCTGAAAGTGGGAGTCAAGGATTGGAGAGTGATGAAAGTGGGCAGGAGGTTGGTGGTGGATTGGGGTGGACTACAGGAGAGGATATTGCTTTGTTAAATGCATTGAAAGTATTTTCTAAGGATGTGGCAATGAGGTGGGAGAAGATTGCAGCTGCTGTTCCGGGGAAGTCAAAGGCAGCTTGTATGAAAAGAGTTACTGAATTGAAAAAGGATTTTCGGAGCTCGAAAGCTGGTTCTGAAAGTTAG